TTTATATAGTAAAATCAATGTCATCAACGAGGCCAACAAATTGGCAAATAAAACGTAAAATAATTTTTGCTCGCTTGATAAATGATGAAGATTAAATTCTTCATTCAGCAGAGGTATTCCTTCAAAGAAAATTAAAACCAGAACAACATTGATCATTAAGCCTGTCAATTTAATCCAAGCATATCGGAGTGGTCTCTTATCATATCTTATTTTTGCAAATGGCAAGGAAATTAAAACATCCATCACAAGAATGAAGGAGGCTATCATCAGATGTGCATCAAGATTATCTTCATACTTCATCCATGCCAAAATCTGATTTTTCGCCAAAAAAACAATCAGTAAAAAAATTGCTGAACAAAGCCAAACCAATCTGGAGGCGATTGGATAAATAATCTCACTGTAGCGATCATCCGTAACAAATCGAAAATAGCTGGTTTCCATTCGAAGGGTCAGCAATCCCAAAAAAAGTCCCACGTAAAAATAAAGTTCCTGGTAAATGGAAAAGTAACCATCCTCCGATACAAATACCCGATAGGTCAAATAGGAAGTAATCAATAAAAAATTGATGACTCTACCCAATGAATAACTCAAACCGTAGATGAGCGTTTCCTTGGCCAATGATCGGATAACTGACAATTGTTTGATTTCTTAAAAGCGTAAATATCATCATTTTAAATGGCTTGATTCTTCAAAATTTTAAATTCTAAGCCAATGCTCAAACTCAATTTTGAAAGGATCAAATCAGTTTGTCAATTACCTTTGTACAAGATAGTTGATCCATGGAAGGAATAGAAACTCTGCGTAAGATTTGCGCACTCCCCGGTGTCCCCGGCTACGAGTCGGCCATAAGAAATTATATTAAGAGCCAACTTGAGAACATTGCAGACCGGATCGAAATTGACCCAATGGGAAATCTAATTGCTTTTCACCAGGGCAGAAACCATAAAAAACTGATGCTTTCTGCGCACCTGGATGAAATTGGATTTATGGTTCAGCACATTGATGAGGATGGCTTTATCAGATTTGTTCCCCTTGGAGGTTTCGATGCAAAGACTCTGACTGCGCAAAGGGTAACCATCCATGGAAAAAAAGATGTAATTGGCGTAATGGGTTCTAAGCCCATCCATCTGATGACTGCTGAGGAGAGAACGAAAGCACCACAGGTCAAAGATTACTTTATTGATACCGGACTTCCTGCTGAAGAGGTAAAGAAACTCATTCAGGTCGGAGACCCAATCACCAGGGAAAGAGAACTGATCCAAATGGGACCCTGCATCAATGCAAAATCCCTGGACAACCGAATTTCAGTTTTTATTCTTCTCAAGATTTTTCAGGAGATAAAGCGTAGAAATCCAGATTTGAATGTATTGGCTGTTTTCACGGTGCAGGAGGAAGTAGGATTGCGCGGTGCCAAAACAGTGGCTCATAAACTGGCTCCAGACCTTGCTATAAACATCGATACCACCATCGCGTTTGATGTGCCTGGTGCTCAATCCCATGAAATGGTGAGTCGGCTTGGGCAGGGTGTCGGCATCAAAATTATGGACCACAGCGTGCTATGTGATTATCGAATGGTTCGATTGTTGAAAGAAACTGCTACCAAACACAAGATAAAGTGGCAGGCTGAAATTTTGCAGAAGGGTGGCACGGATACTGCCTCCATTCAAATGGCCGGTGGTGGATGCATTGCAGGCGCAGTTTCCATACCTACCAGACACATACACCAGGTCATAGAAATGGTGCATCAGGCCGATGTGCAAGCATCCATCGATCTGGTTCTAGCAGCCATACCTGAAATCGAATCAATGGATTGGAATCACGCTCAACATTAAAAATAAAAACGATGTGGTTAGAAGAAAACAATCGACTTTCCTGCGAATTCATCTTCAAGGATTTTGCAGAAGCCATGGGATTTATCAATGAGATTGCGCTAAAGGCAGAAAGGATGAATCATCACCCCAATTGGTCCAATAGTTTCAATAAAGTGAGCATCCAGCTGTACACCCATGATGCGGGTAATACCATTACTGAAAGGGACCGCAAGCTAGCTGAGCTAATTACCAGAGTTTTCGAAAAATACAAAAAATAGGGTGAGGGATGCTCTGTTTCTATCCTTCCAATTCCATGATTAAGTCATCTACCAGCACCCGACCGCAGTGTTCACAGGCGATTATTTTCTTGCGAAGACCAATCTCGAGTTGTACCTGGGGTGGAATTTGATTAAAACATCCTCCACAGGCATTTCTTTTGACCATGACCACTGAAAGACCATTGCGATATCGATGTCTGATGGTATCATAAGCGTGAAGCAACCTTGTTTCAATTTTTTTTCTGAGCTTATCCGCTTTGTTCCTGAGGGTATTTTCTTCTTTGTCTGTTTTTTCCAATATTTTTTCCAGCTCCGCTTTCTTTTCTTCCAGTTCCTTCTCTTTTTGGTCGAACTTTTCTTTCACCCCATCAATCGCGAGCTTCTTTGCCTTCAGCTGATCCGCAGATTCTTTCATTTTTTTATCAGAGAGCT
This window of the Saprospiraceae bacterium genome carries:
- a CDS encoding M42 family metallopeptidase; the encoded protein is MEGIETLRKICALPGVPGYESAIRNYIKSQLENIADRIEIDPMGNLIAFHQGRNHKKLMLSAHLDEIGFMVQHIDEDGFIRFVPLGGFDAKTLTAQRVTIHGKKDVIGVMGSKPIHLMTAEERTKAPQVKDYFIDTGLPAEEVKKLIQVGDPITRERELIQMGPCINAKSLDNRISVFILLKIFQEIKRRNPDLNVLAVFTVQEEVGLRGAKTVAHKLAPDLAINIDTTIAFDVPGAQSHEMVSRLGQGVGIKIMDHSVLCDYRMVRLLKETATKHKIKWQAEILQKGGTDTASIQMAGGGCIAGAVSIPTRHIHQVIEMVHQADVQASIDLVLAAIPEIESMDWNHAQH
- a CDS encoding 4a-hydroxytetrahydrobiopterin dehydratase — translated: MWLEENNRLSCEFIFKDFAEAMGFINEIALKAERMNHHPNWSNSFNKVSIQLYTHDAGNTITERDRKLAELITRVFEKYKK